The DNA segment TCGTGTTAAAGAAATGTTGGGTAGCCAGGCTACCGACACTGTTCAACCACATTTCAAAGATATGAATCAATTGGTGGACTTTATATCGAAAAACTCAAGTGACCTACGTGGAGTTGGGCACGGCTATTGTACGAAAGCCAAGGATTGTAAGGTTAAGAATGTAGCTGATCCTAGCCATTGTATTTACTGCGACGGATACATTGCTACAGCTAGGCACTTAACTTACTGGAAAACAATTGAGATTAACTGCGAAGATAAAATCAAGAAAATAGAATCTGCTCCCGATGGTGTTCGAGCAAAGTTGGATTCATTTAGTACCGTTTTGAAAAGTAACTTGGCGGCAGCAAGAGTTGTTATTAAACAGCTAGAACCTTCAAAAGGGATTAATCAAGCATGAGTGAAGATACCAGAAAAATCCTAATAGAAGCCTTATTTGAACTGGTTGGCGAAGGTAAAAAGGTAAACATTAAGTCAGTTGCTGACAGAGCGGGATTAAGTCATTCCGTTATTTATAACCGTTATCCAGATTTGAAGTGCATAATTAAAGACGAGCAGACAAAGCAATCTGAACGGTCGCAACGTGATAAGGATAGAGCAGAGCTAGAAAAGCTAAAAAACAAACTATCGTCAGCTAAAAGAAAGTCTCAGAAGCTTCAACAGGAGCAAGAAAGCGAGGTTCCTGCTTTACTGGCCCATATTCAACAAGTCTATTCAATGTACGACCAATTGGCTGAAGAGCATGTCGAGGCTCTGAATAAATTGCGTGACAATCAAACGAATGTCAAATATTAAGTTATTGCTCTTAATGGATGTTCTACACTGCTGCGGTGCCACTTGATGTAACACTTCGGTAACTGTCAGAATGAAATTCTAAGCTTTTAAGCACTCAATCAAGATAAAAGTGTTACAGCCCTACAGGTCCCGCCAAATCTCTATGTAACAGTTTTTCAGAACACTGAAGATGGCATTGTTTTTACACCCCGGCACATCATCGACGCCATGATTGCACTGATCGACCCCCAGCCCAGCGACGTGATCGGCGATCCCGCCTGTGGCACCGCCGGCTTTCTGGCCCGCACCATGGAATACCTCAACCGGGTTCACTCCAGCGAGGCGGGCACCTTTCAGGATGAAGACGGCAACACCCACTACAGTGGCGACCTGCTGGAACCCTACCGCGACCACATCAACAAACAGATGTTCTGGGGCTTCGACTTCGACACCACCATGCTGCGGGTCAGCAGCATGAACATGATGCTGCACGGCGTTAACGGCGCCAACATCCTCTATCAGGACAGCCTCAACAAATCCGTCAAGGAACACTACCCGCAACAGGAACAGGATTACTTCGACGTCATCCTGGCCAATCCCCCCTTCAAGGGCAGCCTGGATGAAGCCAACACCAACCCCGACGTGCTAGGCATCGTCAAAACCAAAAAAACCGAACTGCTGTTTGTGGCCCACATTCTGCGCGCCCTCAAACTGGGTGGCCGTGCCGCCGTGATCGTGCCCGACGGTGTGCTGTTCGGCTCCAGCAAGGCCCACCAGCAACTGCGCAAGGAACTGTTGGTAGACAACCAACTGGAAGGCATCATCAGCCTGCCCAGCGGTGTATTCAAACCCTATGCCGGAGTCAGCACCGCCATCCTCATGTTCACCAAAGGCGGCAGCACCGAACGCGTTTGGTTCTACGACCTGCAAGCCGATGGCTACAGCCTGGACGACAAGCGCACTCCATTAAAAGGCGATGGCAACAACGACCTGCCCGACGCCATCACCAAATGGAAACAATACCGTGAACTGGTATTGGCCAATGCCAGCAGCGACGATATCGAAAAGCACTTTGGCGATAAAACCAAAAAAGCGTTTGTGGTGGACGCCAGCCTCATTGCCGACAACAAGTACGATCTTTCCATCAACCGCTATAAAGAAGTGGTGTATGAGGAAGAGCAGTATGAAGACCCGAAAGTGATCCTGAAAAAACTGCAAGCTCTGGAAAAAGAGATTATGGCGGATCTGGACGAGTTGGAGGGGATGTTGTGATCAAACTTGGATGTTCAGAGTCCCTACCTTCTGGCTGGTCTTGGATCAAAGCCCAAGATTCCATCGATATTAGAGACGGGACGCATGATTCGCCAAAATCTGTCGCGGAAGGAATACCCTTGGTAACCTCTAAAAACTTAATTAGTGGTTCGATAGATTTCTCGACATGTAGCTATATAAGTGAGGAAGACCATCACGCAATATCAAAGCGCTCGAAGGTGGATGATGGTGATATTCTTTACGCGATGATTGGTACAATAGGAAATCCGGTGATAGTGGAAAAAACTCATGAGTTTTCCATTAAAAATGTAGCGCTGTTCAAATTTGAAAAAAGTGAAGTTTTTAATAGATATATATACCATTTTCTTAATAGTCCATTAGCTACACGTCAGTTTGAGAATAAATCTAGGGGAGGAACA comes from the Ketobacter sp. MCCC 1A13808 genome and includes:
- a CDS encoding class I SAM-dependent DNA methyltransferase translates to MVFTPRHIIDAMIALIDPQPSDVIGDPACGTAGFLARTMEYLNRVHSSEAGTFQDEDGNTHYSGDLLEPYRDHINKQMFWGFDFDTTMLRVSSMNMMLHGVNGANILYQDSLNKSVKEHYPQQEQDYFDVILANPPFKGSLDEANTNPDVLGIVKTKKTELLFVAHILRALKLGGRAAVIVPDGVLFGSSKAHQQLRKELLVDNQLEGIISLPSGVFKPYAGVSTAILMFTKGGSTERVWFYDLQADGYSLDDKRTPLKGDGNNDLPDAITKWKQYRELVLANASSDDIEKHFGDKTKKAFVVDASLIADNKYDLSINRYKEVVYEEEQYEDPKVILKKLQALEKEIMADLDELEGML
- a CDS encoding DUF6262 family protein: MSEDTRKILIEALFELVGEGKKVNIKSVADRAGLSHSVIYNRYPDLKCIIKDEQTKQSERSQRDKDRAELEKLKNKLSSAKRKSQKLQQEQESEVPALLAHIQQVYSMYDQLAEEHVEALNKLRDNQTNVKY